The following nucleotide sequence is from Zea mays cultivar B73 chromosome 1, Zm-B73-REFERENCE-NAM-5.0, whole genome shotgun sequence.
aagaagaagaagaagatcagCGGGGGGCGGGCGTCGGAGTTTCCATGCACCAGCTGGGTGAAAACAGTGAAGCGTGTGAGTTATGAAGTACCTGCAGAGTGCCGAGAGCGAAGACTGTGATCCCGATGTTCCTGTGGAGCGAGTAGGTGATCCCCTTGGACAGGTTTCCGAGATGGATGCCGGTCGCCCAGCCGGACACCCCGACGCCGTACCCGAGCAGCTGGCAAGCGACGTGCAGGTAGAACCACGCCGGGTCAGCCGACCTGAACGTCTTGAGGTATCTCGCGAAGATGGCTCCCATGGGCAGCAGAAGCCCCCAGCTCACCGCATTCAGGATCCCATGAGTCTACAGGAAGAACGGATGGTTTGATAAGAGACCAGAAAAATACTGGACAGTGTACGCCCAGAGCGAAACCGGTGGTTAACAGATGGTAGCTAGATGACAACAATGGCATTCTTAATGGGAACGGAGACTTCTTCATCAGTTTGTCACAGGTCACATGGCTGGCACACTACTGTTAGAGCGAGAGGGTTTATATCTTGTGGAATAAAATATGCCAGCTGATTGTCTTGGCTGtatcgaagaactgccctgatgGGGTCAGAATCGAAGAAACGAAGGAATGCCTTGTTAATAACGCGAACAGACGAAGGGTGGGGGTCTGGGGAGTGGGGACCGACCAACTCACATTTTTCTTCCTGATGATGCTGCCCCCTCCGCTGGCGGCGGCAGTGGCGCCGGTTAGAAGGTTGAGCGTCCCCTTGGCGTTCATGTTGTCGCCCTTGGTGTCGTGTATCTGGATCCCGCCGGAGTAGGGCCCGACCTGCCAGACGTGGTTGACCTCGGCGCCCGTGCCGTTGGGGAGCACGAGGGTCGCGAACACGCGGACGCGGCCGTCGCCGCCGACCTCGGCGGCGAGGCCCGACGTCCGGTAGGCGGAGAGCGGGCCCGGGGCGCCGAGCGAGGTCCCGGAGATGCTGTAGGTCTGCACCTCgtacgcgccgccgccgccggagctGGGGACGGCGACCAGCGCCTGCGTGCCGTCCATGCTCTGCGCCCTGGGGTTGAGGCCCCAGGCGACCCAGCCGCCCGCGGAAGGCGGGGCCGCCAGGAACGCCACGGACAGGGACGCCGCCGCGGCGTCGTAGGACCAGTGCAGCGACGCGCCCAGGCGGGCCAGGTCGGCGCACGCCGCGAACGCGCGGTTGCCCGAGAACTTCTCCGCCGCgcaggcgccggcgccggcggcgtGCGCGGGCGCGCacgcagcggcggcggcgaggacggcGAGGAGGAGGAGCCGCGGGATGGACAT
It contains:
- the LOC113664105 gene encoding Cytochrome b561 and DOMON domain-containing protein At4g12980 precursor, encoding MSIPRLLLLAVLAAAAACAPAHAAGAGACAAEKFSGNRAFAACADLARLGASLHWSYDAAAASLSVAFLAAPPSAGGWVAWGLNPRAQSMDGTQALVAVPSSGGGGAYEVQTYSISGTSLGAPGPLSAYRTSGLAAEVGGDGRVRVFATLVLPNGTGAEVNHVWQVGPYSGGIQIHDTKGDNMNAKGTLNLLTGATAAASGGGSIIRKKNTHGILNAVSWGLLLPMGAIFARYLKTFRSADPAWFYLHVACQLLGYGVGVSGWATGIHLGNLSKGITYSLHRNIGITVFALGTLQIFALFLRPKKDHKYRVYWNAYHHSVGYTVIVLGVVNIFKGMAILDVEQRWKTGYIAAISVLGAVAVALEAVTWGVVLRRRKEESKSYNGTSNGGRLPLSM